A genomic segment from Juglans regia cultivar Chandler chromosome 14, Walnut 2.0, whole genome shotgun sequence encodes:
- the LOC118344583 gene encoding putative disease resistance protein RGA3, with product MAEAILFNVAARIIESLGSLALKQIGLLWGITDELEKLKNTVSTIQAVLLDAEEQWAMNRQVRDWLEKLKDVFYDVDDLLDGFSTECLLREMMTRDKMAKKVRIFFSKSNPLVYDLKMGHKIKAIRQKLDAIANDRKFHLEERPAEIRVSARKRDDTHSYVPDANVIGREDDKKEIIKRLLSDSDIKENVGILPITGIGGLGKTTLAQFIFNDLKVDKHFQLKMWVCVSDNFDVRKIVEKILESARKQKPETIEMDTLVHGLRKAIVGKKYLLVLDDVWNEDVKKWDDLKVLLEVGASGSRMLITTRSKKVAQITQTIAEYSLQCLDERESWCLFKQVAFEKGQELENSRKVEVGKEIVEKCYGVPLVIKTIGRLLSLENSEAGWFSFKNKLPAIKEDGILPTLKLSYDQLPSHLKQCFAYCSIFPKDYVMKKSTLIKLWIAQGFIKLSNQNECLEDVGDKYFMHLHWRSFFLKAKTDYLGNVITFKMHDLMHDLAMSVAGSLITTLESEEKSISEKTRHVSVVDNIDFSSVIPMSSSKASRIRTLLSLGEFKDLQESSTSCEAIFLSLKFLRVLNLQGRRLDLVPSSICKLKHLRDLDLSWNDKIKMLPDSIPRLQNLYTLRLSYCSSLKELPRGITKLVNLRHLYNNGCENLTYMPCGLGELKNLQTLSKFVVHSDSAPEDSGRLSVLNRLNSLRGKLQISGLRSREEDVASDYKGANLKEKEHLQVLTLRWRRGNVNACDEMALEGFEPHPNLKKMYVEYYGGVRVPMWLLSLTNLVHLSLNDCRILKYLPPLSRLPFLKSISLNFLDEIEYVSDCGDNNELSSSSSSSSSEFFPSLERIFLHGCHNLKGWWRRSDSYNVYVNTIDHKNSFEAPSMTRTKGNALLFPRLSKLAIWHCPMLTSLPMFPHLEKELYLRDARWKATMSSVCNGKSLKASALWSSTVFRNWCLSHWGFNMLPLYESSKSQIVQA from the exons ATGGCAGAAGCCATTCTCTTCAACGTTGCTGCACGAATCATTGAGAGCTTGGGATCTCTGGCTCTCAAACAGATCGGACTGCTTTGGGGCATCACAGATGAGCTTGAGAAGCTCAAGAACACCGTTTCGACAATCCAAGCTGTGCTTCTTGATGCTGAGGAGCAATGGGCAATGAACCGTCAAGTTAGAGATTGGCTTGAAAAGCTTAAGGATGTCTTTTATGATGTAGACGACTTGCTGGATGGTTTCTCCACTGAATGTCTGTTGCGAGAGATGATGACTCGGGATAAGATGGCAAAAAAGGTACGAATCTTCTTCTCCAAATCAAACCCGCTTGTCTATGATCTGAAAATGGGCCATAAGATTAAGGCGATTAGACAGAAGTTAGATGCCATCGCAAATGATAGGAAATTCCACTTGGAGGAACGCCCTGCGGAGATAAGAGTCAGTGCTAGGAAGAGGGATGATACTCATTCCTATGTACCTGATGCAAACGTTATTGGTAGAGAAGATGACAAGAAGGAGATCATAAAAAGACTTCTTTCTGATTCCGACATTAAAGAGAATGTAGGAATCCTTCCGATTACTGGCATCGGAGGATTAGGAAAGACCACACTTGctcaattcatatttaatgatCTGAAGGTAGATAAACATTTTCAGCTAAAAATGTGGGTGTGCGTCTCTGATAATTTTGATGTTagaaaaattgttgaaaaaatcCTAGAATCGGCAAGAAAACAGAAACCAGAAACTATTGAAATGGATACATTGGTGCATGGTCTTCGAAAAGCAATTGTAGGAAAGAAATACTTACTTGTGTTGGATGATGTTTGGAATGAGGATGTTAAAAAATGGGATGATTTGAAAGTACTGTTGGAGGTTGGTGCAAGTGGCAGTAGAATGTTAATAACTACACGAAGTAAAAAAGTTGCACAAATTACCCAAACAATTGCAGAATATTCTTTACAGTGTTTAGACGAACGGGAGTCATGGTGTTTATTCAAGCAAGTGGCATTTGAGAAAGGACAAGAGCTAGAGAATTCTAGAAAAGTAGAAGTTGGAAAGGAGATTGTAGAAAAGTGTTATGGTGTCCCCCTTGTCATCAAAACAATTGGAAGGTTACTGTCCTTGGAAAATTCTGAAGCAGGgtggttttcttttaaaaataaactcccAGCAATAAAAGAAGATGGCATCTTACCAACTCTTAAGCTGAGTTATGATCAACTTCCATCACATTTGAAACAATGTTTTGCTTATTGTAGTATATTTCCGAAGGATTACGTaatgaaaaaatcaacattGATAAAACTCTGGATAGCACAGGGGTTTATCAAGCTATCCAATCAAAATGAATGTCTTGAAGATGTTGGTGATAAGTATTTCATGCATTTACATTGGAGATCGTTCTTTCTAAAAGCTAAAACTGATTATCTGGGCAACGTGATTACATTTAAAATGCATGACCTCATGCATGATCTTGCAATGTCAGTGGCAGGATCGTTGATCACCACATTAGAATCTGAGGAAAAAAGTATTAGTGAGAAAACTCGGCACGTATCAGTTGTCGACAATATAGATTTTTCCTCTGTAATTCCAATGTCCTCGTCTAAAGCCAGTAGGATTCGAACACTTCTTTCGCTTGGTGAATTCAAGGATTTGCAAGAGTCAAGCACCTCTTGTGAAGCAATCTTTTTAAGTTTGAAGTTCTTGCGAGTGCTGAATTTACAAGGAAGACGACTTGATTTAGTACCGAGTTCCATATGTAAGTTGAAGCATTTAAGAGATCTTGATCTTTCATGGAATGATAAAATCAAGATGCTGCCCGATTCCATACCTAGGTTGCAAAACTTATATACACTAAGACTTTCTTATTGCTCAAGTCTTAAAGAATTGCCTAGAGGAATTACGAAATTAGTCAACCTCAGGCATCTTTACAATAATGGATGTGAGAATTTGACTTATATGCCATGTGGATTGGGGGAATTGAAAAATCTCCAGACATTATCTAAGTTTGTTGTCCACTCTGATTCGGCCCCAGAGGATAGTGGCCGGTTAAGTGTGCTAAATAGACTAAATAGCTTAAGAGGAAAGTTACAGATTTCGGGTTTGAGAAGTCGGGAGGAAGACGTCGCATCAGACTATAAGGGTGCAAATCTAAAGGAGAAAGAACATCTTCAGGTTTTGACTTTACGTTGGAGAAGAGGAAATGTTAATGCATGCGATGAAATGGCATTGGAAGGCTTTGAACCTCACCCAAATCTTAAAAAGATGTACGTAGAATATTATGGGGGTGTGAGGGTTCCCATGTGGCTTTTGTCACTCACAAATCTTGTTCACTTAAGTTTAAATGATTGTAGGATATTGAAATATTTGCCACCATTGAGTCGACTTCCATTTCTTAAGAGCATTTCTCTAAACTTCCTTGATGAAATAGAGTACGTATCAGATTGTGGTGACAACAATGagctatcttcttcttcttcttcttcttcatcagaATTCTTTCCATCTCTTGAGCGGATTTTCCTCCATGGGTGTCATAATCTCAAGGGTTGGTGGAGGAGGAGTGATTCTTATAATGTGTATGTCAATACTATTGATCATAAAAATTCTTTTGAAGCTCCATCAATGACGCGGACGAAGGGGAATGCTTTACTATTCCCTCGTCTTTCAAAATTAGCAATATGGCATTGCCCTATGTTGACTTCATTGCCAATGTTTCCACATCTTGAAAAAGAGTTATACCTAAGGGATGCCAGGTGGAAG GCAACGATGAGCTCGGTATGCAATGGAAAGAGCTTAAAAGCCTCAGCTCTTTGGAGTTCAACGGTATTCCGAAATTGGTGTCTCTCCCATTGGGGCTTCAACATGTTACCGCTTTACGAGAGCTCAAAATCTCAGATTGTTCAAGCTTGA
- the LOC118344584 gene encoding disease resistance protein RGA2-like has protein sequence MVEAILFNIVAQITESLGSLALKEIGLLWGVIDELENYKNTVSTIQAVLLDVEEQWAVNRQVRDWLEKLKDVFYDADDLLDGLSAEYMLREMMTRDKMAKKNVGILSITGIGGFGKTTLAQFIFNDLKVDKHFQLKMLACVFEIFDVQKVVEKILESATKKKPEIVGMDTLVHNLRKEISGKKYLLVLDDVWNEDVKKWDDLKVLLEVGACGSRILITTQSKKVAQITQTFAEYSLQHLDERESWCLFNQVAFENGQEPVNSRKVDVGKEIVEKCSGIPLSSKQLEGYCPWKILKQGGFLLKINS, from the exons ATGGTAGAAGCCATTCTCTTCAACATTGTTGCACAAATCACTGAGAGCTTGGGATCTTTGGCTCTCAAAGAGATCGGACTGCTTTGGGGTGTCATAGATGAGCTTGAGAATTACAAGAACACCGTTTCGACAATCCAAGCCGTACTTCTTGATGTCGAGGAGCAATGGGCAGTGAACCGTCAAGTTAGAGATTGGCTTGAAAAGCTTAAGGATGTCTTTTATGATGCAGACGACTTGCTGGATGGTTTATCCGCTGAATATATGTTGCGAGAGATGATGACTCGGGATAAGATGGCAAAAAAG AATGTAGGAATCCTTTCTATTACTGGCATCGGAGGATTTGGAAAGACCACACTAGctcaattcatatttaatgatCTAAAGGTAGATAAACATTTTCAACTAAAAATGTTGGCTTGTGTCTTTGAGATTTTTGATGTTCAGAAAGTTGTTGAAAAAATCCTAGAATCGGCAACAAAAAAGAAACCAGAGATTGTGGGAATGGATACATTGGTGCATAATCTTCGAAAAGAAATTAGTGGAAAGAAATACTTACTTGTGTTGGATGATGTTTGGAATGAGGATGTTAAAAAATGGGATGATTTGAAAGTACTGTTGGAGGTTGGTGCATGTGGCAGTAGAATATTAATAACTACACAAAGTAAAAAAGTTGCACAAATTACCCAAACATTTGCAGAATATTCCTTACAGCATTTAGACGAAAGGGAGTCATGGTGTTTATTCAATCAAGTGGCATTTGAGAACGGACAAGAGCCAGTGAATTCTAGAAAAGTGGATGTTGGAAAGGAGATTGTAGAAAAGTGTTCTGGTATCCCCTTGTCATCAAAACAATTGGAAGGTTACTGTCCTTGGAAAATTCTGAAGCAGGGTggctttcttttaaaaataaactcctag